GGATGGAAAACTCGACACCGCCGACGACATCCCGATGATCGATGAGCTTCATGTCGAGGTGAACAAGCCGTACATCTACGAACTCAGCTCGCTCGATGTCCTTCACGATTTCTCGGTTCCGATTTTCCGCTTGAAGCAGGATTCCATTCCCGGGCGGGTGATCACCGGTTGGTTCGAGCCAACGATCACCGGCGAATACGACATCCAATGCGCGGAAATCTGCGGAATCGGCCATGGCTTGATGCCCGGCCGCATCTACATCGAGTCCTCACAGAAGCACGCGGCCTGGCAGGCGCAGCAGGCGCCGATCGCGCTCGCAGCAACCGCTCAGTAGCTGGGAGAGCAGACGAATGGCCACCGCGGAAGTCGCGACCCACCACGACGACACCCGCCATCACGACGAAGGTTTCGTGAAGAAGTACTTGTGGTCGACAGACCACAAGATCATCTGCTTCCAGTACATGATCACCGGCATCGCGATGGCGTTGATCGGCGGATTCTTCGCCTACGCCTTCCGGATGCAGCTGGCCTTCCCCGGAATGGAAGTCCCGCTCTGGGGTGTCGTGACGCCGGGGGACTACAACGCCCTTGTCACCAACCACGGCACGATCATGATCTTCTGGGTGGCGATGCCCGTACTCATCGCGGCTTTCGGGAACTATCTCATCCCGCTGATGATCGGCTGCGACGATATGGTCTTCCCGAAGATCAATCGCCTTTCCTATCAGATCTTCCTGCTCTCGGCGCTGGTGCTCATCTCGTCGTTCTTCGTCGAGGGTGGTGCCTTCGCTGGTGCCTGGACAGCCTATCCGCCGCTTTCTTCGACGGCCGAATACAGTCTCACACCACTAGGCTCATCGATCTGGCTGATCGCCGTCGCTTTGGAGTTCATCGCCTTCTTGCTGGGCGGCATCAATTTCATCACGACGGCCATGAACTCCAGGGCGCCTGGCATGAAGCTCTACGACGTTCCGGTCATCGTGTGGTTCATCGTCATCGCCAGCCTCCTGTTCATGGCCTCCGTGGGTCCGCTGGTGGCTGGCGCGATCATGTTGCTGTTCGACCAGAACCTCGGCACCGGCTTCTTCGATCCCACCCGGGGCGGTGATCCGGTCCTCTGGCAGCACCTCTTCTGGTTCTTCGGACACCCCGAAGTCTACGTCGTGCTCCTTCCGGCGATCGGTATCTCCGCGGAGATCATCACGGTCTTCGCGCGCAAGAAGCTCTTCGCGTATCGCACCGTGTTGAATACCGCGATCGCGACGGGCGTCCTCTCCTTCACGGTCTGGGCGCACCACCAGTTCGTCTCGGGCATCGATCCGCGGATGGCTCACGTCTTTACGATCTCGACACTGCTGATCTCGGTTCCGATCGCCGAAATGGTCTTTGTCTACATCGCCACGCTCTACGGCGGGTCGATCACGTTGAACACGCCGATGCTCTGGGCCCTGGCGTTCATCGGCGAGTTCTTGATCGGTGGCGTGACGGGCATCTTCCTCGGTGCCAGCGGTTCGGACATCTACTTCCACGATACGTATTTCGTGCTAGCCCATTTCCACTACACGTTCTTCCCGATCGCCATCATCGGCACATTCGCCGGGATCACCTATTGGTGGCCAAAGATGACCGGGAAGATGATGAACGACACGCTTGGGAAGATTCACTTCTGGGGCACGATCATCCCGTTCAACTTCATCTTCATTCCGCTCTTCGTGCTGGGTTTGGCGGGGCAGCATCGCCGCATCTACAACTACGAGAACTTCCCCGACCTGGCTCTCGATTGGATGTTCGACCTCCGAATCATGGCCACGGTTGCATTGCTGGTGATGATCGCTTTCCAGGTCGTCTTCTTCGTCAACGTCTTCGTGAGCCTGCGAAATGGCAAGAAGGCGGGAAACAACCCCTGGAAGGCCAACACGTTGGAATGGGTGGCACCCTCTCCTCCGGGCCATGGCAACTTCGAGGAGCTGCCGACCGTCTATCGGGGGCCCTACGAGTACAGCCATCCGGACCGTGAAGAAGACTATTGGCCGCAGAACGAGCCGGCCTAGGCAGCAGAAAGAGAGACGATGAGACCGATTGCGAACACTCGATCCGCCGCGGGTATCCCCACCGGTCGTCTGGCTGTCTGGTGGGTGTTGGCCTCCGAGATCGTGATCTTCGGCGGCATCCTGGCGTCGTACATCATGTTCCGGCTGTCCCACGGCATCTGGGCTGATTATGCCGCCAACACGAACACCATGATCGGGGCGACCAACACCTTCGTGCTGCTCACCTCGAGCCTGGCGGCCGTGGCGGCCCATGCCGCCGCGGAGCGCGGTGATGGCAAGCTCGCCGCCCGGCGCCTCGTCTATACGATCCTCGGCGGTGGCATTTTCCTCTGCATCAAGAGCTACGAGTGGTACACCGAGATCACTCACGGCTTCACGATCAGCGCCAACGGTTTTTGGGCGTTCTACTACACGGCGGCTGGCGTCCATGCCTCCCACGTCATCGCAGGCATGATCCTGATGGCTTTCGTGGCCAAGGACGCTGCGAAGAACGCGGAACTCCACCGGGTCGAGTTGGTGGGAATCTATTGGCACTTCGTCGATGTCGTCTGGATCTTCCTCTTCCCTCTCCTCTATATCGCGAAGTAAGGGTCAGCCATGTCTGAACACGC
The DNA window shown above is from bacterium and carries:
- a CDS encoding cytochrome c oxidase subunit I, which codes for MATAEVATHHDDTRHHDEGFVKKYLWSTDHKIICFQYMITGIAMALIGGFFAYAFRMQLAFPGMEVPLWGVVTPGDYNALVTNHGTIMIFWVAMPVLIAAFGNYLIPLMIGCDDMVFPKINRLSYQIFLLSALVLISSFFVEGGAFAGAWTAYPPLSSTAEYSLTPLGSSIWLIAVALEFIAFLLGGINFITTAMNSRAPGMKLYDVPVIVWFIVIASLLFMASVGPLVAGAIMLLFDQNLGTGFFDPTRGGDPVLWQHLFWFFGHPEVYVVLLPAIGISAEIITVFARKKLFAYRTVLNTAIATGVLSFTVWAHHQFVSGIDPRMAHVFTISTLLISVPIAEMVFVYIATLYGGSITLNTPMLWALAFIGEFLIGGVTGIFLGASGSDIYFHDTYFVLAHFHYTFFPIAIIGTFAGITYWWPKMTGKMMNDTLGKIHFWGTIIPFNFIFIPLFVLGLAGQHRRIYNYENFPDLALDWMFDLRIMATVALLVMIAFQVVFFVNVFVSLRNGKKAGNNPWKANTLEWVAPSPPGHGNFEELPTVYRGPYEYSHPDREEDYWPQNEPA
- a CDS encoding heme-copper oxidase subunit III, with product MRPIANTRSAAGIPTGRLAVWWVLASEIVIFGGILASYIMFRLSHGIWADYAANTNTMIGATNTFVLLTSSLAAVAAHAAAERGDGKLAARRLVYTILGGGIFLCIKSYEWYTEITHGFTISANGFWAFYYTAAGVHASHVIAGMILMAFVAKDAAKNAELHRVELVGIYWHFVDVVWIFLFPLLYIAK